From Roseofilum casamattae BLCC-M143, one genomic window encodes:
- a CDS encoding response regulator — protein sequence MLPTGNFEVKEAKDGEEGLQLIQSENPNLIMLDFLLPKVSGLEVFQKIRNHPDWRTIPLVLMSGREEEVTEKIKKPFEYWEFIPKPFEKKELMVAIKAAMVKSKKPQPPLEQDTAGAAASTETATGGGVSSAELEQLKAQIAQMQAEITALKKQTAQIEPLKQQVVKIFNFVKQKLK from the coding sequence ATGTTACCGACAGGTAACTTTGAAGTCAAAGAAGCGAAAGATGGTGAAGAAGGCTTGCAACTGATTCAGTCAGAAAATCCTAACTTAATCATGCTCGATTTTCTTCTTCCTAAAGTGAGCGGATTAGAGGTTTTTCAGAAAATACGCAACCATCCGGATTGGCGCACGATTCCCTTGGTTCTCATGTCCGGTCGCGAGGAAGAGGTCACCGAAAAAATTAAGAAGCCATTTGAGTATTGGGAATTTATTCCCAAACCCTTTGAGAAAAAAGAATTGATGGTGGCGATTAAGGCTGCCATGGTCAAGTCGAAAAAACCTCAACCTCCCCTAGAACAAGATACTGCGGGTGCGGCAGCTTCGACCGAAACCGCGACGGGAGGCGGCGTTTCTTCGGCCGAACTGGAGCAATTAAAAGCTCAGATTGCACAAATGCAGGCAGAAATTACAGCTTTGAAAAAACAAACCGCACAAATTGAGCCGCTGAAACAGCAAGTGGTGAAAATCTTTAACTTTGTCAAGCAAAAGCTGAAGTAA
- a CDS encoding PP2C family protein-serine/threonine phosphatase, protein MYKVLIIEDDPLFRLVLTKALKNQGYDVTVATNGEEGLEQAKTLRPGLILCDWMMPRMDGLEVCRQIKANPQLATTFFVLLTAREGVEDRVQGLDNGADDFLSKPIEVNELRAKVRAGLRLHQLNQDLQTAKQHLEDELMEAADYVRSLLPAPLSEPVSIESRFIPSSQLGGDCFDYYWLNDDELVLYIVDAAGHGVGSALLSVSVLNFLRSQSLSEADFAHPDRVLRGLNETFQMEKQGDRYFTIWYGVYNRKTQLLSYASSGHPPAILLSPTTADSGSVEYLKTPGFPVGMFPEVEYTSQQCPIHPKSTLYIFSDGVYEIHQPDGTLWGIEALSEFLVAHQHLPSELLDRLLHCIHSLNPNTALDDDFSLLEIKFH, encoded by the coding sequence ATGTACAAGGTTCTGATTATAGAGGACGATCCTCTGTTTCGGTTAGTGTTAACCAAAGCCCTGAAGAATCAAGGCTATGATGTAACCGTTGCCACGAATGGCGAAGAGGGGTTAGAGCAAGCGAAAACGCTCCGCCCTGGATTAATTCTATGCGATTGGATGATGCCTCGCATGGATGGGCTGGAAGTGTGTCGCCAGATTAAGGCCAATCCCCAGCTCGCGACCACATTTTTTGTCCTCCTGACGGCTCGCGAAGGAGTGGAAGATCGAGTACAGGGGTTGGATAACGGAGCAGATGACTTTCTCTCCAAACCCATTGAGGTCAACGAACTGAGAGCGAAAGTGCGGGCGGGATTGCGCTTGCACCAGTTAAATCAAGATTTGCAAACGGCCAAGCAGCATTTGGAAGATGAGTTGATGGAGGCAGCCGATTACGTGCGTTCCCTGCTTCCTGCTCCCTTATCCGAGCCAGTTTCGATTGAATCTCGGTTCATTCCTTCGAGTCAGTTGGGTGGAGATTGTTTTGATTATTATTGGTTAAATGACGATGAGTTAGTTCTCTACATTGTAGATGCTGCGGGCCACGGAGTGGGTTCCGCATTGCTCTCGGTGTCGGTTTTAAACTTTTTGCGATCGCAATCTCTGTCGGAGGCGGACTTTGCCCACCCGGACAGAGTGTTGCGCGGTTTGAATGAAACCTTTCAGATGGAGAAGCAAGGCGATCGCTACTTTACCATCTGGTACGGAGTGTATAACCGGAAAACACAGTTGTTGTCCTATGCTAGTTCCGGCCATCCTCCAGCCATTCTTCTTTCCCCAACAACTGCCGATTCGGGAAGCGTCGAATACTTGAAAACGCCCGGTTTCCCAGTGGGCATGTTTCCGGAAGTGGAATACACCAGCCAACAGTGCCCGATTCATCCGAAGAGTACTCTCTACATTTTTAGCGATGGGGTTTATGAAATCCACCAACCGGATGGGACTTTGTGGGGGATAGAGGCGTTGAGCGAGTTTTTAGTGGCTCATCAACACCTCCCCTCAGAGCTATTAGATCGCTTGCTCCACTGCATCCATAGCTTAAATCCCAATACAGCTTTAGATGATGATTTTTCTCTGCTAGAGATTAAGTTTCACTAA
- a CDS encoding STAS domain-containing protein produces the protein MSKVKHLQPSGILDSTKAARFREEVHSLVKSGANIILVDLKEVTFIDSSGLGALVAALKTVRSDGGQLAVCSINEQVRMLFELTSMDRVFEVFTSREDFEKAYEKT, from the coding sequence ATGAGTAAAGTTAAACACCTGCAACCTTCTGGTATTTTAGATAGCACCAAAGCCGCTCGATTTCGAGAGGAAGTCCATTCGTTAGTCAAATCCGGCGCTAATATCATTCTTGTCGATCTCAAAGAGGTAACGTTCATCGATAGTTCTGGGTTAGGTGCTCTAGTGGCTGCCTTGAAAACCGTACGTTCTGATGGCGGGCAACTGGCTGTCTGCTCGATCAACGAGCAAGTCAGGATGTTGTTTGAACTCACCAGTATGGATCGGGTTTTTGAAGTCTTTACGAGCCGAGAGGACTTCGAGAAAGCATACGAGAAGACCTGA
- a CDS encoding anti-sigma factor antagonist (This anti-anti-sigma factor, or anti-sigma factor antagonist, belongs to a family that includes characterized members SpoIIAA, RsbV, RsfA, and RsfB.), which translates to MNSPVSSPEFVVTHLDECCLVQLSKNFTVTQAVAFKEFFKQLCEERAKLNRVVLDLGKTTFIDSSGIGALVGSLKMAKAREIELIIWSLHPQVDMAFELTGLKQVFAIDGGTEALLPPEIQEECQDSPTIHPSVRSPLKRAIDIVGALVGLGITAVLFLPIAIAITLDDPGPIFFGQIRCGWMGKPFKIWKFRSMVANAESLKHQVKNEVKGAFFKNKNDPRVTRVGRFLRRSSLDELPQFWNVLKGEMSLVGTRPPTPDEIERYEIPKWQRLDVKPGMTGEWQVNGRSSVCDFETVIQMDLRYQENWSLLHDIKLILKTIIVVFQKNAGAV; encoded by the coding sequence ATGAATAGTCCAGTTAGTTCTCCGGAATTTGTAGTCACTCATCTCGATGAGTGTTGTTTAGTTCAATTATCCAAAAATTTTACGGTAACTCAAGCTGTTGCTTTTAAAGAATTCTTTAAACAACTCTGCGAGGAACGAGCTAAGCTTAATCGTGTTGTTTTGGATTTAGGCAAAACAACGTTTATTGATAGTAGCGGTATTGGCGCTCTGGTGGGGAGTTTAAAGATGGCTAAGGCGCGCGAAATTGAGTTAATTATTTGGAGTTTGCACCCGCAAGTAGATATGGCGTTTGAGTTAACGGGACTCAAACAAGTGTTCGCCATTGATGGCGGAACGGAGGCTCTGTTGCCCCCAGAAATTCAGGAGGAGTGCCAAGATTCACCGACCATACATCCATCCGTGCGATCGCCACTCAAACGAGCCATTGATATTGTCGGCGCTCTAGTGGGTTTAGGGATTACAGCGGTTTTATTCTTACCGATCGCGATCGCCATTACTCTCGACGATCCCGGTCCCATTTTCTTCGGTCAAATTCGTTGCGGTTGGATGGGGAAACCGTTTAAAATCTGGAAGTTTCGCTCGATGGTAGCCAATGCAGAATCCTTGAAGCACCAGGTTAAAAATGAAGTTAAAGGTGCATTTTTTAAGAACAAAAACGATCCTCGAGTTACTCGGGTCGGGCGTTTTTTGCGGCGTTCGAGTTTAGACGAACTTCCCCAATTCTGGAATGTTTTAAAAGGAGAAATGAGCTTAGTAGGAACTCGCCCGCCAACACCAGATGAAATCGAACGGTATGAAATTCCTAAATGGCAAAGATTGGACGTAAAACCAGGGATGACGGGAGAATGGCAAGTGAACGGCCGCTCCTCAGTGTGCGATTTTGAAACGGTGATTCAGATGGATTTGCGCTATCAAGAAAATTGGAGCTTGCTCCACGATATTAAGCTAATTCTGAAAACGATTATTGTCGTGTTTCAGAAGAATGCTGGGGCCGTTTAG